In Pseudemcibacter aquimaris, the sequence ACTTGAAGAAACTGCAAAACTGAAAGGTATCAAGCGTGCAGTTGGTTTACCTGATCTTCATCCGGGGAAAGGTATTCCAATTGGAGCGTCATTTCTTAGCGAAGGTGTCATATACCCGCATCTTGTGGGTAATGATATTGGCTGTGGTATGGGGCTATGGACAACGGATATTCCGGTTCATAAATTCAAACTGGATAAGGCTGTTAAGAAACTGAAAGGTTTCGAAGAACCATATGATGGTGACATCAGTGATATTCTGGATGAAGAAGAATTCTATGAATTTACCTCACACTCATTTGGAACCATTGGTGGTGGAAATCATTTTGCTGAATTTCAACGCGTTGATCAGGTCTTTGATAACGGCTTGTTTCAATCGCTCGGGCTTGATGAAAAGTCGGTCGCGCTTCTTATCCATAGTGGTTCACGTGGTCTTGGACAGGTGATTTACCACAAATATGTGTCTGATTGTAAAGCGGAGGGACTTCGCGAGAATAGCGGTGCTTTTGATGCCTATATTACGGAACATGACTATGCCATTAAATGGGCAGAGATAAATCGCCGTGTGATCGCCAAACGTTTTCTAAATCGTCTTGGAGGTACTGGTAAACGTTGTCTTGATATTTGCCATAACAGCGTAACGAACTATGTTGATGGTGGCTGGCTACACCGTAAGGGGGCTGCGCCATCTGATAAAGGTGCAATTGTCATTCCCGGCTCGCGAGGTGCGATTACCTATGTGGTGATGCCGAAGTCGGGAGTTGATGATGTGGCATTAAAATCACTTGCACACGGTGCAGGTCGTAAATGGAAACGTGGTGAAGTCAAAGACAAGCTTGTTAAACGTTATAAGGTCGCAGATCTTGAACAAACCAGGTTTGGTGGTCGTGTTATCTGCGAAGATAAGGCCTTGATATATGAAGAGGCTACAGAAGCTTACAAAGATATCGAGGTGGTGATTTCTGACTTGGTCAATGCAGGGTTGATCGACCTAATTGCATCCATGAAGCCACTCATTACATACAAGACAAGGAGGAAATAATGGACGTATATATTCATATTTCTTCAGGTTCTGGCCCGCGCGAATGTGCGTGGGTCGTGAACAAGCTTGCGGAGGTATTTGTCAAAGAAGGCCGTGCTGAGGGTATCAAGGCGATCATATTGTTGGGAGATAACCCCTCAGCATCGCTTGCCCCATCATTATTGATGAAACTTTCTGGTAAGTCGGTACGCGAATTTGCGAAAGAAAGAATTGGTACTATCCGATGGATTGGTAACAGTCCCTTTAGGCCAAATCACAAACGCAAGAACTGGTTTGTTTCTGTATCAAAGGCACCAACCATTAGCGAGGTGCCGGAACTACAGGAACGCGATATCCAATATCAAACCATGCGTGCAACTGGTCCCGGTGGGCAACATGTGAATACGACGGATTCAGCAGTAAGGGCGACACATGTCCCGACGAATGTTTCTGTAGTAGCCCGAGAAGAACGTTCACAGCATATGAACCGGAAGCTCGCTATCACCAAGCTTGCTATGATTTTTGCCGACCGTCAGTCATCCGAAAGACAAGATGCCAAAGAAGCCATGTGGCGACAACATCATAACCTTGAACGTGGTAATGCGGTTAGGACTTATGAGGGTATAAAATTTAAGAGAAAATAATGGAAAGGAGTAACTATGCGTTGGTCGAAACTTAAGAAACGAATAGAAGATAACTTTGCCGAAAACATTAAGTCACGCATTTCCATTCACAGCACTGCTTATGGAAACTGTTCATGTGGACATGCTTGGTTGACATTAGACGGAAAAGTCATTGCAAATTTTTGTACCAGAGCTTTCTTTAATAGATATCCAATGGGATATGGCAGAGGTGAAATGAAATTAGATAACAAGAAAACTAATAAGTACAAAGATCAATTTGTTGAGTATGGAGAAATGTCGCGTCAGAATTTTTACTTAGCTTGTTGGGAATATATTCACAAAATGGGGCTTGATGAAGCTTTGGATTCAGAAAATTGTTTAATACAATCTTTGGCCGTCCTAGATAAAAGGTTGGGTAAGAAACGCATGAATAATCTGAAAAAAGCAAACTTGCACCGGCTTGCAAGAAAATTATTGCTTATTCGATTTAATAAAGATGACCTTGCTGTCTGCCTAAATCAAATCCAGTGACTTGAAACTGCTATGGCCGCCTTTGGAAATGATAAGGTGGTCATGCAGTATGACGCCGAGTTGTTTGCCGGCTTCCATGATTTTTTTGGTCATTTCGATGTCTTCACGGCTTGGGGTAGGGTCGCCACTTGGGTGGTTATGAACAAGGATGATGGCAGTGGAACCGAGTTCCAGTGCTTTTTTGATGATTTCACGTGGGTATACCGGAGTGTGGTCAATGGTGCCTTCCTGCATTTTAACGTCCGCAATCAAACGGTTTTTACGGTCAAGAAACAGAACACGGAACTGTTCATTTTTCTTATAGGCCATTTCAGATGAGCAATAATTAATAAGGGCCTGCCAGTTACTGAGAACCGGTTTTTCAAGTACTTTACTTTGTGCAAGTTTTTGTGAGCTGGCCTCGACAATTTTTAATGTGGTGACCACGTTGTCACCAACACCGGAAATTTCCTTTAATCGTTCTGGTGGTGCGCTGATTACTTCGGCGTAATTCCCAAATTCAGCGAGCAATGTTTTTGCAAGTGGCTTAACATCACGGCGTGGGATCGCCAGCATTAATGCCAGCTCAAGTAATTCATATTCAGCAAGTGCGTTTGCGCCCCCTTTGCGGAAGCGCTCTTTAAGTCTTTCTCTATGTCCTAGACGGTGATCATCAGACATAGGGCGGTTTTGTGTGTCCCTCTGGTGATAGCGTGAATACCTCAACGCCGTCAGCGGTCACCCCCATGCTGTGTTCAAATTGTGCGGATAGTGATTTATCACGTGTTACCGCGGTCCAGTCATCAGATAGAACCTTTACTTCCTTGGTACCAAGGTTGATCATTGGCTCAATGGTAAAGAACATGCCTTCTTTAATCACGGCACCTTCGCCCTTACGGCCATAATGAAGGACATTCGGGCTATCATGGAAAATACGGCCCAGACCGTGGCCACAAAAGACCTCAACCACGCTGCAACGTTGGCTGTGGGCATATTCCTGAATGGCGTAACCGATATCACCCATTGTATTTCCGGGCTTAACCTGTTCAATACCGCGCATAAGACATTCATATGTGATGTCGACAAGGCGTTTTGCCTTTACGCTTGGTGGTCCGACATAAAACATGCGGCTTGTATCGCCGTACCAGCCATCCACAATCACGGTAACATCAATGTTAATGATATCACCTTTTTTAAGTTTCTTTGGTCCCGGAATACCGTGACAAACCACATGGTTGATGGATGTACAAATTGATTTTGGGAAACCGTTATAATTTAGTGGTGCGCTTATGGCGCCGTGATCCGCCACAAAATCGGCGCATATTTTATCAAGTTTGTCAGTCGTTACACCCGGCACAACATGTGGCGTAATCATGTCCAATGTACGCGCGGCTAAATTACCAGCTTTACGCATGCCATCAAAATCGGCAGGGTCGTGTAATTTAATCGCGCTGGTTGCTTCAACCGGTGCATCTGATGCTTTTATATATCTCATTCTTTATCCATTATCGGGATGCTATGATCCACTTCAATACCCTGTGGTGTTACATTGCTGATATAACAATATGCCTCAACACCATTTTCTTTTGCCATTTTTAACGCATCTGCATAAGCGGGGTCAATGTCTGATGCAATTTTGAATGTTTTGATGTCACTGCGTTGGGCGAGATATAACATCACACTACGTGCACCTTCATCCACCATATTGCTTAATTCATTGAGATGTTTTGTACCGCGGCTTGTGACGGCATCGGGAAATTCACCAAGTTCTGCTTCGCGGCTTAGGGTTACGCTTTTGACCTCAACATAACAATCCGGTTTGCCGTCTTTATGTCCGCTTAAGAAAATATCGATGCGGCTGTTTTCGCCGTATTTCATTTCACGGCGTAGATTTTCGTATCCCTGAAGTTCCTTGATGGTTCCGTCAAGAATGGCTTCTTCCACCAGCTTGTTTGGATGGGATGTGTTAATGCCGACCATGGCACCAGCCACTTTAACGATTTCCCATTTATAAGAAAGTTTCGCTTTAGGGTTCGTTGCGGGGGATAACCAGACTTCGTTGCCTTCGTCTTTTAAGGAAAGCATAGAGCCACTATTGGCGCAGTGGGCGGTTACCACCTCGCCACTGTCCAGTTTTACATCAGCAAGGAAACGTTTGTATCTTTTAATTAACGTTCCATGGAAAAGTTCGTGTTCAAATTTCATAAGTTAGGATATAGTCCTATTTTCAATGATATTCAATTGTGATGACATAAGAATGGTAAAAAAAGTAAAAGCAGCACTCATCATTATCGGTGACGAAATCTTATCAGGAAGAACCCATGACGCCAATTTGAACTATTTGGCAAAATGGGCTGGGGGAATGGGGATTGTTCTGGATGAAGTTCGTGTTATCCCTGATATTGCGGAACGTATTCAAGTGGCCGTTAATGAATGCCGAAATACGTTTGATTATGTTTTTACCACAGGTGGTATCGGGCCGACCCATGATGACATTACATCTGAAAATGTGGCGCGCGCATTCGGTGTGGACCTCCTTTTACATGATGAGGCAAGAGGATTGCTTGAAGAAAGTTTGGGGACAAAAGATTTAAGCGAAGCGCGTCTTAGAATGGCGATGATTCCAGATGGTGCGGAACTGATTAAAAATCCGGTTAGCGGTGCCCCAGGTTTTATGCTTGGCAATGTATTTGTTCTTGCGGGCATTCCGGTCGTCATGCAGAGCATGTTACTTGATGTTGAAAATAAAGTTTCCGGTGGGTCAAAGGTTGTTTCAAAATCCATTCATGTATTCGAAGGGGAAAGTCATTTTGCGGCAATCCTGACGGAAGTCGAAGATACATTTGAGCACTTAACCATCGGCAGTTACCCATTTTATAAAGCGGGTAGTTATGGTGCAAGTTTCGTTGTGCGTTCCCCCATTGAAAATGATGTTGATAAGGCGATTGAATTGCTAGGCCAAAAGATTAAAGACCGTGGTTCTGAATTCTTTGACGGGGAAGCACCGGAATAAGAGAATCACATAGAATCAATTAGAATCACTTTAAATGATAAAAATGGCAGTTTTCTGCGAATTTTATAATTTTTGTTAAAAAAAATGAAAAAAAGTGAAAACTGATGGTTCCATTCCTTAAAAGAATATGGCATACCCTCTTATCGATTTACCAATCACGTTTCAATGTGCGCTCGTGGTGAAATTGGTAAACACAGCAGACTTAAAATCTGCCGCCCTCACGGGCTTGCCGGTTCAAGTCCGGCCGAGCGCACCACCTCTTCCAAGCCATTAAAAATAAATAGATTTTTATCCATCTTCGAAATCAATTTTTAACCATTTATGGTTAATTTTAGTTCGTCTTTTTACAAGAGAGTTTGGTCTGT encodes:
- a CDS encoding RNA ligase RtcB family protein, which encodes MCNNCVNIIASCDSWIEGEAIRQLEETAKLKGIKRAVGLPDLHPGKGIPIGASFLSEGVIYPHLVGNDIGCGMGLWTTDIPVHKFKLDKAVKKLKGFEEPYDGDISDILDEEEFYEFTSHSFGTIGGGNHFAEFQRVDQVFDNGLFQSLGLDEKSVALLIHSGSRGLGQVIYHKYVSDCKAEGLRENSGAFDAYITEHDYAIKWAEINRRVIAKRFLNRLGGTGKRCLDICHNSVTNYVDGGWLHRKGAAPSDKGAIVIPGSRGAITYVVMPKSGVDDVALKSLAHGAGRKWKRGEVKDKLVKRYKVADLEQTRFGGRVICEDKALIYEEATEAYKDIEVVISDLVNAGLIDLIASMKPLITYKTRRK
- the prfH gene encoding peptide chain release factor H; protein product: MDVYIHISSGSGPRECAWVVNKLAEVFVKEGRAEGIKAIILLGDNPSASLAPSLLMKLSGKSVREFAKERIGTIRWIGNSPFRPNHKRKNWFVSVSKAPTISEVPELQERDIQYQTMRATGPGGQHVNTTDSAVRATHVPTNVSVVAREERSQHMNRKLAITKLAMIFADRQSSERQDAKEAMWRQHHNLERGNAVRTYEGIKFKRK
- the radC gene encoding RadC family protein — protein: MSDDHRLGHRERLKERFRKGGANALAEYELLELALMLAIPRRDVKPLAKTLLAEFGNYAEVISAPPERLKEISGVGDNVVTTLKIVEASSQKLAQSKVLEKPVLSNWQALINYCSSEMAYKKNEQFRVLFLDRKNRLIADVKMQEGTIDHTPVYPREIIKKALELGSTAIILVHNHPSGDPTPSREDIEMTKKIMEAGKQLGVILHDHLIISKGGHSSFKSLDLI
- the map gene encoding type I methionyl aminopeptidase: MRYIKASDAPVEATSAIKLHDPADFDGMRKAGNLAARTLDMITPHVVPGVTTDKLDKICADFVADHGAISAPLNYNGFPKSICTSINHVVCHGIPGPKKLKKGDIINIDVTVIVDGWYGDTSRMFYVGPPSVKAKRLVDITYECLMRGIEQVKPGNTMGDIGYAIQEYAHSQRCSVVEVFCGHGLGRIFHDSPNVLHYGRKGEGAVIKEGMFFTIEPMINLGTKEVKVLSDDWTAVTRDKSLSAQFEHSMGVTADGVEVFTLSPEGHTKPPYV
- the sfsA gene encoding DNA/RNA nuclease SfsA — its product is MKFEHELFHGTLIKRYKRFLADVKLDSGEVVTAHCANSGSMLSLKDEGNEVWLSPATNPKAKLSYKWEIVKVAGAMVGINTSHPNKLVEEAILDGTIKELQGYENLRREMKYGENSRIDIFLSGHKDGKPDCYVEVKSVTLSREAELGEFPDAVTSRGTKHLNELSNMVDEGARSVMLYLAQRSDIKTFKIASDIDPAYADALKMAKENGVEAYCYISNVTPQGIEVDHSIPIMDKE
- a CDS encoding competence/damage-inducible protein A, whose protein sequence is MVKKVKAALIIIGDEILSGRTHDANLNYLAKWAGGMGIVLDEVRVIPDIAERIQVAVNECRNTFDYVFTTGGIGPTHDDITSENVARAFGVDLLLHDEARGLLEESLGTKDLSEARLRMAMIPDGAELIKNPVSGAPGFMLGNVFVLAGIPVVMQSMLLDVENKVSGGSKVVSKSIHVFEGESHFAAILTEVEDTFEHLTIGSYPFYKAGSYGASFVVRSPIENDVDKAIELLGQKIKDRGSEFFDGEAPE